In one Alnus glutinosa chromosome 14, dhAlnGlut1.1, whole genome shotgun sequence genomic region, the following are encoded:
- the LOC133858035 gene encoding defensin-like protein 1: protein MARKSLGLFLLLLIIVLASQEMVMPSEARVCESQSHKFKGPCVGDHNCALVCRNEGFSGGDCKGLRRRCFCTRLC, encoded by the exons ATGGCCAGGAAATCGCTTGGGCTTTTCTTGTTGCTGCTTATAATTGTCTTGGCTTCtc AAGAGATGGTGATGCCAAGTGAGGCAAGAGTTTGCGAGTCACAGAGCCACAAGTTCAAGGGACCATGCGTGGGTGACCACAACTGTGCTTTGGTCTGCAGGAATGAAGGCTTCTCCGGCGGCGATTGCAAAGGACTCCGTCGCCGTTGTTTCTGCACCAGACTTTGTTAA